Proteins found in one Deltaproteobacteria bacterium genomic segment:
- the pyrF gene encoding orotidine-5'-phosphate decarboxylase translates to MTEAADRLIVALDFSSADSAKTLVDQLDGVVSFFKVGLELHLVGGTEMVNWLLARGKRVFLDLKYNDIEETVERTVRQAAKLGISFLTVHGGGKIVQAAVNGRGDADLKILIVTVLTSLDNDDMRDLGFACTVDDLVLARAKRAAELGCDGVIASGREARTIREQVGGQIVIVTPGIRQSDGSMDDHKRHVDARTAICEGANYIVVGRPIRNAANPRAAAEEFVRQIQAGLDGRVQSGGKPPFNSAHAPV, encoded by the coding sequence ATGACTGAAGCCGCCGACCGACTCATTGTGGCGCTGGACTTTTCCTCTGCCGACAGCGCGAAGACTCTCGTCGACCAACTGGATGGCGTTGTCTCGTTTTTCAAGGTCGGCTTGGAACTCCACCTGGTCGGCGGAACCGAGATGGTGAACTGGTTGCTCGCCCGGGGGAAACGCGTTTTTCTCGATTTGAAGTACAACGATATCGAGGAGACCGTCGAGCGCACGGTGCGTCAGGCCGCCAAACTCGGGATCAGTTTCCTCACTGTCCACGGCGGGGGAAAAATCGTTCAGGCGGCCGTCAATGGGCGAGGAGACGCGGACCTGAAGATTCTGATCGTTACGGTTCTCACGAGTCTGGACAACGACGACATGCGGGACTTGGGATTCGCGTGCACGGTGGACGACCTCGTGCTGGCCAGGGCGAAGCGGGCCGCAGAACTCGGTTGCGACGGAGTCATCGCGTCGGGACGCGAAGCTCGAACCATTCGCGAGCAGGTCGGCGGTCAGATCGTCATCGTCACCCCCGGCATCCGCCAATCGGACGGAAGCATGGACGATCACAAGCGCCACGTCGACGCGCGGACCGCGATTTGCGAAGGAGCGAATTACATCGTCGTCGGACGCCCGATCCGAAATGCCGCTAACCCTCGCGCCGCCGCGGAAGAATTCGTTCGACAGATCCAAGCCGGACTCGACGGCCGCGTGCAAAGCGGCGGCAAACCCCCTTTCAATTCGGCCCACGCTCCGGTTTGA
- a CDS encoding ribbon-helix-helix domain-containing protein, with protein MVERKIPVSVSFDPNLLEELDRISARTKIPRSVLIRDAVASYIEYLQPQRELPIRPLKAMSRELQDD; from the coding sequence ATGGTGGAGCGAAAAATCCCCGTCAGTGTGTCTTTCGACCCGAACCTGCTCGAAGAGCTTGACAGAATCTCCGCGAGAACAAAGATTCCCCGCAGCGTCCTGATCCGGGATGCCGTGGCGAGTTACATCGAGTACTTGCAGCCCCAGCGCGAGCTGCCGATCAGACCGCTCAAAGCCATGTCACGGGAGCTCCAAGATGACTGA
- a CDS encoding fibronectin type III domain-containing protein, with amino-acid sequence MRGRVAFACVWVVVSAWILLLAGAAGAADPGPTPDYVHLSWQNDPANTMTIMWRTMNGVTDQVVQYGPTASYGQSATGTWAALPEGRGYSHTVEITGLAENTPYHYRVGDGGSNWSGDKTFKTAFAGDNLCAPFRFISMGDARSSTGSGASIYWSTVMDAATDENPDFILFGGDMIADGDEQEDGWEDFFDRAEGDLSKFPIMAVWGNHEHHGVSAFLDNFAFPVNDVTGTEDWYDFRVGPVHFFALSTEHGATGYQQQATWMDEKLGDTDAPWTISFQHRPTYSSGTTHGSEPECQQYFLPVYDTHEIDVNIGSHDHMYERTKPVRNGTPIAGEDYSLGTMYLVSGGAGAFVNPILNIFNNFYLKGIGATHYVIFDVAFNRMRLTVKSEFGLTYDSFEWSKEELGYPTAAFTGPAGAIEALEPATFDASDAFDPCDTLADYDWDFGDGLSGSGVIVDHAWDGPGTYTVTLTVTDNDGNTDTAQLDVTVLPAMPDDDTDDDSTDDDTTDDDTTDDDTADDDTTDDDSDDDTWFPDDDDSADDDATADDDATGGDSSGESGDDNDGGCGC; translated from the coding sequence ATGCGCGGTCGCGTCGCGTTTGCGTGCGTTTGGGTGGTGGTGTCGGCTTGGATATTGCTGTTGGCGGGCGCGGCGGGCGCGGCCGATCCGGGTCCGACCCCGGACTACGTCCATCTGTCGTGGCAGAACGACCCCGCGAACACCATGACGATCATGTGGCGCACGATGAACGGCGTCACCGACCAGGTGGTGCAGTACGGACCAACCGCGAGCTACGGCCAGAGCGCGACCGGCACATGGGCCGCGCTGCCCGAGGGCCGCGGTTACAGCCACACGGTCGAGATCACGGGCCTCGCCGAAAACACGCCCTATCATTACCGCGTGGGCGACGGCGGATCGAACTGGTCTGGCGACAAAACCTTCAAGACCGCGTTTGCGGGCGACAATCTGTGCGCACCGTTTCGCTTCATCTCGATGGGCGACGCGCGCTCGTCCACCGGCTCGGGCGCGTCGATCTACTGGTCCACGGTCATGGACGCCGCCACCGACGAAAACCCCGACTTCATTCTCTTCGGCGGCGACATGATCGCCGACGGCGACGAACAGGAAGACGGCTGGGAGGATTTCTTCGACCGTGCCGAGGGCGACCTGTCGAAGTTCCCCATCATGGCGGTGTGGGGCAACCACGAACACCACGGCGTCAGCGCGTTCCTCGACAACTTCGCGTTTCCCGTAAACGACGTCACGGGCACCGAGGATTGGTACGATTTCCGCGTCGGCCCGGTCCACTTCTTCGCGCTTTCCACCGAGCACGGCGCGACCGGCTACCAGCAGCAGGCGACATGGATGGACGAAAAACTCGGCGACACCGACGCGCCGTGGACGATCTCGTTCCAGCACCGGCCCACGTATTCGTCGGGCACCACGCACGGCTCCGAACCCGAGTGCCAGCAGTACTTCCTGCCGGTGTACGACACGCACGAGATCGACGTGAACATCGGCAGCCACGACCACATGTACGAGCGCACCAAGCCGGTCCGCAACGGCACGCCGATCGCGGGCGAGGACTATTCGCTGGGCACGATGTACCTGGTGTCGGGGGGCGCGGGCGCGTTCGTGAATCCCATCCTCAACATCTTCAACAACTTCTACCTCAAGGGCATCGGCGCGACGCACTACGTCATCTTCGACGTCGCATTCAACCGCATGCGGCTCACGGTCAAGAGCGAGTTCGGCCTGACCTACGACTCGTTCGAGTGGAGCAAGGAGGAACTCGGCTATCCCACGGCGGCGTTCACGGGTCCCGCGGGCGCCATCGAGGCGCTCGAGCCGGCAACCTTCGACGCGTCGGACGCCTTCGATCCGTGCGACACGCTCGCGGACTACGACTGGGATTTCGGCGACGGCTTGTCGGGCTCCGGCGTCATCGTGGATCACGCGTGGGACGGACCGGGAACCTACACGGTGACGCTGACCGTCACCGACAACGACGGCAACACCGACACGGCCCAACTCGATGTCACGGTGCTGCCCGCGATGCCGGACGACGATACCGACGACGATTCGACGGATGACGACACGACCGACGACGACACGACCGATGACGACACAGCGGATGACGATACGACGGATGACGATTCCGACGACGACACGTGGTTCCCGGACGACGACGACTCCGCGGATGACGACGCGACGGCGGATGATGACGCGACGGGCGGCGACTCTTCCGGCGAATCGGGCGACGACAACGATGGAGGATGCGGATGCTAG
- a CDS encoding endo alpha-1,4 polygalactosaminidase yields the protein MRMLDAAYTLFPDPFRALVASIGLVLLLAVASACAGGDDDDDDSSDNDSDAAADIWRPAPGTTWQWQLSGAIDESFDVEMYDIDLFDVPGQMMQALRDSGRVVICYFSAGSLEDWREDASQFPEEALGNNLDGWEGERWLDVTNAAVREIMLARLDVAVVKGCDGVEPDNVDGYDNDNGLGLTESDQIDYNRFLADAAHARGLSIGLKNDMGQIDDLRDDFDWALNEECHAYDECGAYADFLAAGKAVFNAEYVDDWPDAPALAEDICGTFPDLSTIVKEWDLTARRLSCDAV from the coding sequence ATGCGGATGCTAGACGCGGCGTACACACTCTTTCCCGACCCGTTTCGCGCTCTGGTCGCATCGATCGGTCTCGTCCTTCTCCTCGCCGTCGCGTCGGCGTGCGCCGGCGGCGACGATGACGACGACGATTCGAGCGACAACGACTCGGACGCCGCCGCCGATATCTGGCGCCCTGCGCCCGGCACGACGTGGCAATGGCAACTGAGCGGCGCGATCGACGAGTCGTTTGACGTCGAGATGTACGACATCGATCTTTTCGATGTTCCGGGCCAAATGATGCAAGCCCTTCGCGACAGCGGGCGCGTGGTGATCTGTTATTTTTCCGCGGGCAGTCTTGAGGACTGGCGCGAGGATGCCTCGCAGTTTCCCGAAGAGGCGCTCGGAAACAATCTGGATGGCTGGGAAGGCGAGCGCTGGCTCGATGTCACCAACGCCGCCGTCCGAGAAATCATGCTCGCGCGTCTCGATGTGGCGGTCGTAAAAGGGTGCGATGGCGTGGAGCCGGACAATGTGGACGGTTACGACAACGACAACGGCCTCGGCCTGACGGAGTCGGATCAGATCGATTACAACCGTTTCCTCGCGGATGCGGCGCACGCGCGCGGGCTTTCGATCGGTCTGAAAAACGACATGGGACAGATCGACGACCTGCGCGACGATTTCGACTGGGCGCTCAACGAGGAATGTCACGCGTACGACGAGTGCGGCGCCTACGCGGATTTTCTCGCGGCGGGAAAAGCCGTCTTCAACGCGGAATATGTGGATGACTGGCCCGATGCGCCCGCGCTCGCCGAGGATATCTGCGGCACGTTTCCCGATCTTTCCACGATCGTCAAAGAGTGGGATCTGACGGCGCGACGCCTGTCCTGCGACGCGGTGTGA
- a CDS encoding enoyl-CoA hydratase/isomerase family protein translates to MGYETLTLTDGPRVATLTLNRPEAGNATNMKMVRELVAACEHLADESKADVLVIRGAGDVFCSGIDLADFEPGRAADINGFHKWEKACTAIEKLPKITIAQINGECVGGGAQLALVCDFRLMARGARIGFNEVRLGFIPGLATFRLAKFIGLGRAKSIVLTSRMLAADEAERIGLVDRLYDPVDADAALAKTIDEFLPFNAVSLELSRRLLNESYAVEYEDFVGHFLAAQHRSISDEPFAAHVAKARTKKSD, encoded by the coding sequence ATGGGTTACGAAACACTGACGCTCACGGACGGCCCGCGCGTCGCCACGCTCACGCTGAACCGGCCCGAAGCGGGCAACGCCACGAACATGAAGATGGTGCGCGAGCTGGTCGCGGCGTGCGAGCATCTGGCCGACGAGTCGAAGGCCGATGTGCTCGTCATTCGCGGCGCGGGCGACGTGTTCTGCTCGGGCATTGATCTCGCCGATTTCGAGCCCGGCCGCGCGGCGGACATCAATGGCTTTCACAAGTGGGAAAAGGCCTGCACCGCGATCGAGAAACTTCCCAAGATCACGATTGCGCAGATCAACGGCGAGTGCGTGGGCGGCGGCGCGCAGCTCGCGCTCGTGTGCGATTTTCGCCTGATGGCGCGCGGCGCTCGGATCGGCTTCAACGAGGTGCGTCTCGGTTTTATCCCGGGCCTCGCCACGTTCCGCCTCGCCAAGTTCATCGGCCTGGGGCGCGCCAAATCGATCGTGCTCACGAGCCGGATGCTCGCGGCGGACGAGGCCGAGCGGATCGGGCTCGTCGATCGGCTCTACGACCCGGTTGACGCCGACGCCGCGCTCGCGAAAACGATCGACGAGTTTCTGCCGTTCAACGCCGTCTCGCTCGAACTCTCGCGGCGGCTGCTGAACGAATCCTACGCGGTCGAGTACGAGGATTTCGTCGGGCATTTTCTCGCGGCGCAGCATAGGTCGATTTCGGACGAGCCCTTCGCGGCGCATGTCGCGAAAGCCCGCACGAAAAAATCCGATTGA
- a CDS encoding type III polyketide synthase produces the protein MTRSDFIAPRIAAIGTANPPDRYTQDQFLDLFRVDDPRSRALFRNSHIESRHLYLPPANGDGYADESPEELIGKHLRGVLDMGARAVGAALDMGELAPGDIDQLVTVTSTGFLCPGISAHLVRAMGFRADVHRLDIIGMGCNAALNGLAPAASYAGAHPGARSLLLCCEVCSAAYVHDETMRTAVVNSLFGDGAAAAVLTTGNSETHPAVLGFESHIIPEAIDAMRFDTVGGKLSFFLDHNIPYVIGNNVRVPVMRLLDRFGLKQRNIAHWLVHSGGKKVIDSIKYNLGLTNHDVRHTRAILRGFGNLSSASVLFSLARLRDEQIAKDGDYGVMIAMGPGTSIETALLRW, from the coding sequence ATGACACGTTCGGATTTCATCGCGCCGCGCATCGCGGCCATCGGCACGGCGAATCCGCCGGACCGCTACACGCAGGATCAGTTCCTCGATCTGTTCCGTGTGGATGATCCCCGTTCGCGCGCGTTGTTTCGCAACAGCCATATCGAATCGCGCCATCTCTATCTGCCGCCCGCCAACGGCGACGGCTACGCCGACGAGTCGCCCGAGGAACTGATCGGCAAGCATCTGCGCGGCGTGCTCGACATGGGCGCGCGGGCGGTCGGCGCGGCGCTGGACATGGGAGAGCTCGCTCCGGGCGACATCGACCAACTCGTGACCGTCACCAGCACGGGGTTTTTGTGTCCGGGCATCAGCGCGCATCTCGTGCGTGCGATGGGATTTCGCGCCGACGTGCACCGGCTCGACATCATCGGCATGGGCTGCAACGCCGCGCTCAACGGCCTCGCGCCGGCGGCGTCGTATGCCGGTGCGCACCCCGGCGCGCGGTCGCTGCTGCTGTGCTGCGAGGTGTGCTCCGCGGCGTATGTGCACGACGAGACCATGCGCACCGCCGTCGTCAACTCGCTGTTCGGCGACGGCGCGGCGGCCGCCGTGCTCACGACGGGGAATTCCGAAACGCACCCCGCGGTGCTCGGTTTCGAATCGCACATCATTCCCGAGGCGATCGACGCGATGCGTTTCGACACCGTGGGCGGCAAGCTCTCGTTTTTTCTCGATCACAATATCCCCTACGTCATCGGCAATAACGTGCGTGTGCCCGTGATGCGCCTGCTGGACCGCTTCGGCCTCAAGCAGCGAAACATCGCGCACTGGCTCGTACATTCGGGCGGAAAGAAAGTCATCGACAGCATCAAGTACAATCTCGGCCTCACGAATCACGACGTGCGCCACACGCGCGCGATCCTGCGCGGCTTCGGCAATCTCTCGTCGGCGTCGGTGCTGTTTTCGCTGGCGCGACTGCGTGACGAGCAAATCGCGAAGGACGGCGACTACGGCGTGATGATCGCGATGGGCCCGGGCACGAGCATCGAGACGGCGCTGTTGCGCTGGTGA
- a CDS encoding SIMPL domain-containing protein, translated as MSKDNWPFFWGMLALAVGISLAGRFLSNTVRDLKSGEEIISSTGSATKPIQSDFMIWRGRLSATGATSQAAFPEIKRHVERLKAYFQKEGVKPEELVFPPIATSPMYQTRVLEGDQTINEVVGYELSQGFEIQSTDVARVTAVSRKVTDLIEEGVPLESYAPEYYFTKLAEMRIEMLGLATDDAKVRAEKMADSAGGKVGVLRSISSGVFQVTPRYSTDVSGYGMNDTTSLEKDITAVVKAAFAVEH; from the coding sequence ATGTCGAAGGACAACTGGCCGTTTTTCTGGGGCATGCTCGCGCTGGCCGTGGGGATCTCGCTCGCCGGGCGTTTCCTGTCGAACACCGTGCGCGATCTGAAAAGCGGCGAGGAGATCATCAGTTCGACCGGTTCGGCGACGAAACCGATCCAGTCCGACTTCATGATCTGGCGCGGGCGGCTCTCGGCGACCGGTGCAACCTCGCAGGCCGCGTTCCCCGAGATCAAGCGCCACGTCGAACGGCTCAAGGCCTACTTCCAGAAGGAGGGCGTGAAGCCCGAGGAGCTCGTCTTTCCGCCCATCGCCACCTCGCCGATGTACCAGACGCGCGTGTTGGAAGGCGACCAGACGATCAACGAGGTCGTCGGCTACGAGTTGTCGCAGGGCTTCGAGATCCAGTCGACCGACGTCGCGCGGGTCACGGCCGTCTCGCGCAAGGTGACGGATCTGATCGAAGAGGGCGTGCCGCTGGAATCCTACGCGCCCGAATACTACTTCACCAAGCTCGCCGAGATGCGCATCGAGATGCTCGGCCTCGCCACGGACGACGCCAAGGTTCGCGCCGAGAAAATGGCCGACTCCGCGGGCGGCAAGGTCGGTGTGCTGCGTTCGATCAGCTCGGGCGTGTTTCAGGTGACGCCGCGTTATTCCACCGACGTGTCGGGCTACGGCATGAACGACACGACGTCGCTGGAAAAGGACATCACCGCCGTCGTGAAGGCGGCTTTCGCCGTCGAGCACTAA